A single window of Ostrinia nubilalis chromosome 24, ilOstNubi1.1, whole genome shotgun sequence DNA harbors:
- the LOC135083975 gene encoding uncharacterized protein LOC135083975 produces MTFVLKYSIYTTILYFVIFNGDYFKVEARPKEVIPVPGWFNSVEGFVVPNLKAFQASPINENLVNRHIETDDLFNSQRRKWNKKRRKKIVKKVAKKFQEVDDNRRNNERGVVKKKKRHRSKGHRMKFIKSDLINNDINDSNVSESMEKQKKRKPFDIIVHIKMND; encoded by the exons ATGACTTTTGTACTGAAATACTCAATTTACACGACTATTTTGTACTTTGTGATATTCAATGGAGattattttaag GTGGAGGCCAGACCAAAAGAGGTGATACCAGTGCCGGGCTGGTTCAACAGTGTAGAAGGATTCGTTGTGCCG aaTTTAAAAGCATTCCAGGCCAGTCCCATAAATGAGAACCTGGTCAACAGGCATATAGAGACCGACGACTTATTTAACTCCCAGAGAAGAAAATGGAACAAGAAGAGAAGAAAGAAAATTGTGAAGAAGGTTGCAAAGAAGTTTCAAGAAGTTGATGATAATAGAAGGAATAACGAGCGTGGTGTTgttaagaagaagaagaggcaCAGATCAAAAGGGCACAGAATGAAGTTTATCAAAAGCGATTTAATAAACAACGATATAAACGATTCGAACGTATCAGAATCAATGGAGAAGCAAAAGAAAAGAAAACCATTCGATATTATTGTTCACATTAAAATGAACGATTAA
- the LOC135083791 gene encoding uncharacterized protein LOC135083791, with protein MNFFFNFAIVLCIALVKAKHLHIKESYTEKSEAVQFQDLFNYDDNVYTEKDRYARHVELVTESVLEHLLKEINNKYRKSSNDTQNDMPKMMQRLKMKLKRHLNKRKNKKLKKKYSKLNSTKASLNEITTTSP; from the exons ATGaatttctttttcaattttGCAATCGTTTTGTGTATTGCTTTGGTTAAAGCCAAACATTTGCACATTAAAGAG AGTTACACAGAAAAATCTGAGGCTGTGCAATTCCAAGACCTTTTCAATTACGATGACAACGTTTACACAGAAAAAGACAGA TACGCAAGACACGTGGAGCTAGTGACAGAGAGTGTCCTAGAGCACCTACTGAAAGAAATAAACAACAAATACCGAAAATCATCGAACGACACCCAAAATGACATGCCCAAGATGATGCAGAGGCTGAAAATGAAGTTAAAGAGGCATCTGAACAAGAGGAAGAATAAGAAACTGAAGAAGAAATACTCCAAATTGAATTCCACGAAAGCAAGTCTTAATGAGATTACAACGACATCCCCTTAG